A genomic window from Longimicrobiaceae bacterium includes:
- a CDS encoding long-chain fatty acid--CoA ligase, whose product MPSATPPESHSRVVALDPVERDTIPRIFLRAVDRYDRAEAVRHKEGGAWKSLDHREMEERVTRLAAALSAAGVQAGDRVAILSENRPEWAIVDYAVLGLGGVVVPIYATLPANQVAYILENCGARAIFASTPEQVAKVVEIRGGLPALEQVVAFDDPAGAPDVERFRDLLEAGRATMERGEVGSFREAALRVSRDDVATLIYTSGTTGDPKGVMLTHYNLASNVAAVLQHGFAAIFSRGTVALSFLPLSHVFERMVDYLYRDQGVCIAYAESMEKVADNLGEVRPNVAVSVPRLFDKIYTKVMGATGLRKRILLWASGVGERVVDERLAGREPSGALALQYGLADRLVFSKLRERVGGRLGSFISGGAPLSAGVARFFHAAGLPVYEGYGLTETSPVIAANRPGHVRLGTVGQVVPGVEVRIGQDGEILTRGPHVMKGYWNNPEATAKAIDPDGWFHTGDVGELDADGFLRITDRLKDLIVTAGGKNVAPQPVENAAAMSPFVAQAVMVGDRRPYTVLLLVPDFENLGAWAGRNGIDAADRAALVRDPRVRELLEQDALGRLDAFARYEKPKKVAVLPDELTVDSGALTPTLKVKRRVVEERYRNEIEALYADGGAHGTRGGE is encoded by the coding sequence ATGCCGAGCGCCACGCCCCCGGAGAGCCACAGCCGCGTCGTCGCGCTGGACCCCGTGGAGCGCGACACCATTCCCCGCATCTTCCTCCGCGCCGTGGACCGGTACGACCGCGCGGAGGCCGTGCGGCACAAGGAGGGGGGCGCGTGGAAGTCGCTGGACCACCGCGAGATGGAGGAGCGGGTCACGAGGCTTGCGGCGGCGCTCTCCGCGGCCGGCGTGCAGGCGGGGGACCGGGTGGCGATCCTGTCCGAGAACCGCCCGGAGTGGGCGATCGTCGACTACGCGGTGCTGGGGCTGGGCGGGGTCGTCGTTCCCATCTACGCCACCCTCCCGGCCAACCAGGTCGCCTACATCCTGGAGAACTGCGGCGCGCGCGCGATCTTCGCCTCCACCCCCGAGCAGGTGGCGAAGGTCGTGGAGATCCGCGGCGGGCTCCCGGCGCTGGAGCAGGTGGTCGCCTTCGACGACCCCGCCGGCGCGCCGGACGTGGAGCGCTTTCGCGACCTGCTGGAGGCCGGGCGCGCCACCATGGAGCGGGGCGAGGTGGGGAGCTTCCGCGAGGCCGCGCTGCGGGTCTCGCGCGACGACGTGGCGACGCTGATCTACACCTCCGGGACCACGGGCGACCCCAAGGGGGTCATGCTCACGCACTACAACCTGGCCTCCAACGTCGCCGCCGTCCTGCAGCACGGGTTCGCCGCCATCTTCTCCCGGGGGACGGTCGCCCTCTCCTTCCTCCCGCTCTCGCACGTGTTCGAGCGGATGGTGGACTACCTGTACCGGGACCAGGGAGTCTGCATCGCCTACGCCGAGTCCATGGAGAAGGTGGCGGACAACCTCGGCGAGGTGCGTCCGAACGTCGCCGTCTCCGTTCCCCGCCTCTTCGACAAGATCTACACGAAGGTGATGGGCGCGACGGGGCTCCGGAAACGGATCCTCCTGTGGGCCAGCGGGGTCGGGGAGCGCGTGGTCGACGAGCGCCTGGCGGGGCGGGAGCCCTCGGGCGCGCTGGCGCTGCAGTACGGCCTCGCCGACCGGCTGGTCTTCTCCAAGCTGCGGGAGCGCGTGGGCGGACGCCTGGGGAGCTTCATCTCCGGGGGCGCGCCTCTCTCCGCGGGGGTGGCGAGGTTCTTCCACGCGGCCGGGCTCCCCGTGTACGAGGGGTACGGCCTCACCGAGACCTCGCCGGTGATCGCGGCGAACCGGCCGGGGCACGTGCGGCTGGGGACGGTGGGCCAGGTGGTCCCCGGGGTGGAGGTACGGATCGGGCAGGACGGGGAGATCCTGACCCGTGGGCCCCACGTGATGAAGGGGTACTGGAACAACCCGGAGGCGACGGCGAAGGCCATCGACCCGGACGGGTGGTTCCACACCGGCGACGTGGGCGAGCTGGACGCCGACGGCTTCCTGCGGATCACCGACCGGCTCAAGGACCTGATCGTCACCGCGGGCGGCAAGAACGTTGCGCCGCAGCCCGTCGAGAACGCCGCCGCCATGTCGCCCTTCGTAGCGCAGGCGGTCATGGTGGGCGACCGGCGCCCCTACACCGTCCTCCTGCTGGTGCCGGACTTCGAGAACCTGGGCGCCTGGGCCGGGCGGAACGGGATCGACGCCGCCGACCGCGCGGCGCTGGTGCGCGACCCGCGCGTTCGGGAGCTGCTGGAGCAGGACGCACTGGGGCGGCTGGACGCCTTCGCGCGCTACGAGAAGCCCAAGAAGGTGGCGGTGCTCCCGGACGAGCTCACCGTGGACTCGGGCGCGCTGACGCCGACGCTCAAGGTGAAGCGCCGGGTCGTCGAGGAGCGGTACCGGAACGAGATCGAGGCGCTGTACGCCGACGGCGGAGCGCACGGAACGAGAGGAGGAGAATGA
- a CDS encoding FAD binding domain-containing protein — MLRLHEYQYARPARLEEAIALLHGREDAMPVAGGTDLVPNMKHRLWTPRLLVALKGVEEMRGIRLDDPEGRPVGPDGGGARFLSLGAAATLTEVARSPLVLRFFPALADAAGHVAGPQIRNQGTIGGNLCLDTRCTYYNQSHFWREALGFCLKKDGDVCHVTRVGKKCVAAHSADTPPVLMTLGATADLASAEGVRTVPVADFFVADGKWNTVRRPGELLVRVRIPLPPPGLRTAYRKLRQRNSIDFPLLTVALAADVAEDDTVAAMSLVVSALGSRPRVVSGLEKVAVGRPVGDVADAVAQQAFKQCHPLENIIVDPDWRRAMVPVYVRRAVEEVARRR, encoded by the coding sequence ATGCTCCGTCTCCACGAATACCAGTACGCCCGCCCCGCCCGCCTGGAGGAGGCCATCGCCCTCCTGCACGGGCGCGAGGACGCCATGCCCGTGGCCGGCGGCACAGACTTGGTGCCCAACATGAAGCACCGGCTCTGGACGCCGCGGCTCCTGGTGGCCCTCAAGGGGGTGGAGGAGATGCGCGGGATCCGCCTGGACGACCCGGAAGGGCGCCCCGTGGGCCCGGACGGCGGCGGCGCCCGCTTCCTTTCGCTGGGCGCCGCGGCGACGCTCACCGAGGTGGCGCGCAGCCCGCTGGTGCTCCGCTTCTTCCCGGCGCTGGCGGACGCCGCAGGCCACGTGGCGGGCCCGCAGATCCGCAACCAGGGGACGATCGGCGGGAACCTCTGCCTGGACACGCGCTGCACCTACTACAACCAGAGCCACTTCTGGCGCGAGGCGCTGGGGTTCTGCCTGAAGAAGGACGGCGACGTGTGCCACGTCACCCGGGTGGGGAAGAAGTGCGTGGCCGCGCACTCGGCCGACACCCCCCCGGTGCTGATGACGCTCGGAGCGACGGCGGATCTGGCCTCCGCCGAGGGGGTGCGCACCGTCCCCGTGGCGGACTTCTTCGTGGCGGACGGGAAGTGGAACACCGTGCGCCGTCCGGGGGAGCTGCTGGTGCGGGTGCGGATCCCCCTCCCCCCGCCGGGGCTGCGGACCGCCTACCGCAAGCTGCGGCAGCGGAACTCGATCGACTTCCCCCTCCTGACGGTGGCGCTCGCCGCGGACGTGGCGGAGGACGACACGGTGGCGGCCATGTCGCTGGTGGTGTCCGCGCTGGGGTCGCGGCCGCGCGTGGTCTCCGGGCTGGAGAAGGTGGCGGTGGGGCGCCCGGTGGGGGACGTGGCCGACGCCGTGGCGCAGCAGGCGTTCAAGCAGTGCCACCCGCTGGAGAACATCATCGTGGACCCGGACTGGCGCCGGGCGATGGTCCCCGTCTACGTGCGCCGTGCGGTTGAGGAGGTCGCCCGCCGCCGCTGA